In Paenibacillus ihbetae, the following are encoded in one genomic region:
- a CDS encoding DedA family protein — MNLFEIVERLFEQYGYMVLLIGLPLDFIALPIPPGNSTLTYTGFLVYKEVISFAPALLFAFSGAAIGLTITYVLGYKLGMPLIERYGKWLFLKPSLVEKTQAYYDKYGNKLLIISFFIPGVRQFIGYFIGMIRVPYRTVCLYGYLGIASWVIGFFSIGFIFGEQWQIILNLVEHYLKVIFICLGCSLLILLVWSRVKRARAQKLAEGKKMKQVRKIGE, encoded by the coding sequence GATTATTTGAACAATATGGATATATGGTGCTTCTGATCGGACTGCCCCTTGACTTTATTGCGCTTCCGATTCCTCCCGGGAACAGCACGCTGACATATACCGGCTTCCTGGTGTATAAGGAAGTCATCAGCTTTGCCCCGGCACTCCTGTTTGCCTTCAGCGGCGCCGCCATCGGTCTAACGATTACGTATGTGCTGGGCTATAAGCTGGGCATGCCGCTCATCGAGCGATACGGAAAGTGGTTGTTTCTGAAGCCGTCCCTGGTAGAGAAGACGCAGGCCTATTATGATAAATACGGCAATAAGCTATTGATCATTAGCTTTTTCATTCCCGGCGTCAGGCAATTTATCGGGTACTTTATCGGGATGATCCGTGTTCCTTACCGGACCGTCTGTTTATATGGATACTTGGGCATTGCGTCGTGGGTCATCGGCTTTTTCAGTATCGGATTTATCTTCGGGGAGCAGTGGCAGATTATATTGAACCTGGTCGAACATTATTTGAAGGTCATCTTCATCTGTCTTGGCTGTTCGTTGTTGATTCTGCTGGTATGGAGCCGGGTAAAGCGCGCTCGAGCGCAAAAGCTTGCCGAAGGGAAGAAAATGAAGCAGGTCCGCAAGATTGGGGAATAG
- a CDS encoding glyoxalase superfamily protein: MLGTIPIFRIFDVDKAREFYVHYLGFQVDWEHRFEEGAPLYMQVTKGEVSIHLTEHHGDCTPGSAVRIKMTEIEQYHAELHSKNYPYARPAVETAPWNSKEVCVTDPFGNRITFYEELEPS, translated from the coding sequence ATGCTGGGCACTATTCCAATATTTCGAATATTTGATGTGGACAAGGCGAGGGAATTTTATGTTCATTATCTTGGCTTTCAGGTTGATTGGGAGCATCGATTTGAAGAGGGGGCTCCGCTGTACATGCAGGTAACCAAGGGGGAGGTTTCCATTCACTTGACCGAGCATCATGGGGACTGTACGCCCGGGTCTGCTGTTCGCATTAAAATGACGGAGATCGAGCAATATCATGCAGAGCTCCATTCGAAGAACTATCCTTATGCCCGACCTGCCGTTGAGACGGCACCTTGGAATAGCAAAGAGGTGTGCGTAACCGATCCCTTCGGCAATAGAATCACGTTTTATGAGGAGTTGGAGCCGTCATGA
- a CDS encoding PLP-dependent aminotransferase family protein: MYGIYIDRSSSLPVTRQLCNQLRERIESGQLAAGTKLLPTRVLAKDWGIARNVVIEVYEQLTAEGYLDCRVGSGTYVADGIIPSAAATVHPVPAKMNPSIISPEPLDRTLIDFATGIPDLNRFPGKIWAKYLKEAAESSPHEYNYGDVKGSLSLRLALRDYLFRSKGISCSADQLIIVSGASEGFLLLAKALSAQFDSIYLEDPTIDIARDIFRMMNYSLVPVQVDSNGMQVDAIRTFLPGHLLLLTPSHQFPSGSLMPIQRRHQAIRMAEEADAYVIEDDYDSEFRLKGIPVPPLQILSPSRVIYVGTFSKTLSPSLRIGFLIAPPKLLDAITLAKDRLNLHTPAVIQTALAAFIRDGQLERHIHTMKKLYKKRRNLLTERLVQAFGDQISITGDEAGMHLQVLFHTQKHADLPWNDTSAYGFRVERSEDYRIGDGSSESGIVLGYGNLTSDQITEGVSRMHRFVSAFGESM; this comes from the coding sequence ATGTACGGCATCTATATCGACCGAAGCTCCTCCCTTCCCGTTACGCGGCAGCTGTGTAATCAGCTTCGTGAAAGGATCGAATCCGGCCAGCTCGCCGCCGGAACGAAACTGCTCCCGACCCGGGTGCTGGCCAAGGATTGGGGCATTGCCCGAAATGTCGTCATCGAGGTGTATGAGCAGCTGACCGCCGAAGGCTATTTGGACTGCCGTGTCGGATCAGGGACCTATGTCGCCGATGGAATTATCCCGAGTGCGGCTGCAACGGTGCATCCCGTCCCGGCGAAGATGAACCCCTCCATAATATCGCCGGAGCCTCTTGATCGGACACTCATCGATTTTGCAACCGGCATCCCCGATCTAAATCGGTTTCCCGGTAAGATCTGGGCCAAATATTTAAAAGAGGCTGCGGAATCAAGTCCTCATGAATATAATTACGGCGATGTGAAAGGAAGCCTGTCCCTACGCCTAGCCCTGCGTGACTACTTATTCCGTTCCAAAGGCATCAGTTGCTCTGCGGATCAGTTGATTATCGTGTCCGGCGCCTCCGAAGGATTCCTTCTTTTGGCGAAGGCCTTATCCGCCCAGTTTGATTCCATTTACCTTGAGGACCCAACCATCGATATTGCAAGAGACATATTTCGCATGATGAATTATTCCCTCGTCCCGGTTCAAGTGGATTCCAACGGCATGCAGGTTGATGCGATACGAACGTTCCTGCCTGGACATTTACTGCTGCTGACACCGTCACATCAATTCCCTTCCGGCAGTCTGATGCCGATTCAGCGGAGGCATCAAGCCATTCGCATGGCGGAGGAGGCGGATGCCTATGTGATCGAGGACGACTATGACAGCGAATTTCGTCTCAAAGGCATTCCGGTTCCGCCCTTGCAGATACTCTCACCTTCCCGGGTGATCTACGTCGGCACCTTCAGTAAGACCTTGTCACCGAGCCTTCGCATCGGATTTCTGATCGCGCCCCCGAAATTATTGGATGCCATCACCTTGGCAAAGGACAGGCTCAATCTGCATACCCCTGCCGTGATTCAGACAGCGCTGGCTGCTTTCATCCGGGACGGACAGCTGGAACGACACATCCATACCATGAAAAAACTCTACAAAAAGCGGCGAAACCTGCTGACAGAGCGGCTCGTACAAGCATTCGGAGACCAGATCTCCATCACAGGGGATGAAGCCGGCATGCATCTCCAGGTCCTGTTTCATACGCAAAAGCATGCCGATTTGCCATGGAACGACACGAGCGCTTACGGATTCCGGGTAGAACGTTCGGAAGACTACAGGATTGGGGATGGAAGCAGCGAGAGCGGCATTGTCCTGGGATACGGCAACCTGACTTCGGACCAGATTACGGAAGGAGTAAGCCGAATGCACAGATTTGTCTCAGCTTTTGGGGAGTCTATGTAA
- a CDS encoding aldo/keto reductase, whose amino-acid sequence MNHTLGRSGIPVSPLGLGCWAIGGHFTLDGLPDGWGQVDDQESIKAIHAAMERGVTFFDTADAYGTGHSEEVLGRAVKGRRQEVVLATKFGFTNNEATKEVYGLHDVSPGYVREACQRSLRRLGTDYIDLYQIHVGSLSAEEMESVIDTLNGLQKEGMIRSYGWSTWDAARAEEFAQRSLAAAIQHPLNVLRDDPEMISVCERYGLASINNSPLAMGLLSGKFTADSKLPISDVRGSGHAWVTYFHEGKAVPSFLSKLEAVREILTSGGRTLVQGALAWILARSPAAIPIPGFKTVSQVVDLAGAIGKGPLSESQMKEIDDILRSM is encoded by the coding sequence ATGAATCACACTTTAGGGAGATCGGGCATTCCCGTGAGCCCGCTCGGTTTAGGCTGCTGGGCGATCGGGGGACATTTTACGCTGGATGGTCTTCCGGATGGATGGGGGCAGGTCGATGATCAAGAATCGATAAAGGCTATTCACGCGGCGATGGAGAGAGGGGTAACCTTCTTTGATACAGCAGACGCTTACGGCACGGGACATAGTGAGGAAGTGCTGGGACGTGCCGTGAAGGGAAGGCGTCAGGAGGTCGTCCTCGCCACGAAATTCGGTTTCACGAATAACGAGGCGACCAAGGAAGTGTATGGTTTGCATGACGTTTCCCCCGGATACGTTCGGGAGGCGTGCCAAAGGTCGCTGAGACGGCTCGGGACCGATTATATTGATCTTTACCAGATCCACGTCGGCTCTTTGAGCGCAGAGGAAATGGAATCAGTCATCGATACGTTGAATGGGCTGCAGAAAGAGGGCATGATCCGCAGCTACGGTTGGAGTACCTGGGATGCCGCGCGTGCCGAGGAATTCGCTCAACGATCCTTGGCCGCAGCGATCCAGCATCCATTGAACGTACTGAGGGACGACCCGGAGATGATCTCGGTATGTGAACGCTACGGGCTTGCGAGCATCAACAACTCGCCGCTGGCCATGGGGCTGTTAAGCGGAAAGTTTACGGCTGACTCCAAGCTTCCGATCTCCGATGTAAGGGGAAGCGGTCATGCTTGGGTGACTTATTTCCATGAAGGCAAGGCGGTTCCATCGTTCCTATCCAAGCTGGAGGCCGTAAGGGAAATCTTAACGAGCGGCGGCCGTACTTTGGTCCAAGGTGCGCTTGCCTGGATCTTGGCGCGCAGCCCGGCGGCCATACCGATTCCGGGATTCAAGACGGTAAGCCAGGTGGTGGATTTGGCAGGCGCGATTGGAAAAGGGCCGCTGTCTGAATCGCAAATGAAGGAAATCGACGATATTCTACGCTCCATGTAA